A stretch of Leptospira sp. WS39.C2 DNA encodes these proteins:
- the dinB gene encoding DNA polymerase IV, producing the protein MRKIIHIDMDAFYASVEQRDFPEMKGKPVVVGGSPHSRGVVCAASYEARKFGIRSAISCYQAYKLCPNAIFTPPRFEVYKSVSKEIRRIFLEYTDLVEPLSLDEAYLDVTINKPNIPLASTIAKEIRKKIWEHTGLTCSAGVATNKFLAKMASEKNKPNGLYVVLPGEEISFLDELPLYQFFGIGKKTYEKFQQLGISKGKELRLAEESFLVQEFGKMGAVFYRMARGIDEREVVPFRDPKSIGVETTFTHDSEDFSYFLLTLETLSKELEVRMLKKNKKGKTLTLKVKFEDFTVKQKSITSDSVFFLADNVFQQSSNLLANVWKDNFDPPKKIRLLGLSVTNFYEKEIKGDQPSLFG; encoded by the coding sequence ATGAGAAAGATCATTCACATTGATATGGATGCATTTTATGCTTCAGTAGAACAACGTGATTTCCCAGAAATGAAAGGGAAACCTGTTGTCGTTGGTGGTTCTCCGCATTCTAGAGGTGTGGTTTGTGCTGCAAGTTATGAAGCAAGGAAATTTGGAATTCGATCTGCTATTTCTTGTTACCAAGCATACAAACTTTGTCCTAATGCAATTTTCACCCCACCAAGATTTGAAGTTTATAAATCGGTATCGAAGGAAATTCGAAGAATTTTTTTGGAATACACTGATTTGGTGGAACCATTATCTTTAGATGAAGCATATTTAGATGTAACGATTAACAAACCAAATATCCCACTTGCGAGTACGATAGCCAAAGAAATTCGGAAAAAAATTTGGGAACATACTGGTTTAACTTGTTCGGCAGGAGTCGCAACAAACAAGTTTTTGGCGAAAATGGCTTCAGAGAAAAACAAACCAAACGGACTTTATGTAGTTCTGCCTGGTGAAGAAATCTCTTTTTTAGATGAATTACCATTGTATCAATTTTTTGGGATAGGGAAAAAAACGTATGAGAAGTTCCAACAATTAGGTATTTCCAAAGGCAAAGAATTACGTTTGGCTGAAGAGTCATTTCTCGTTCAGGAATTTGGAAAAATGGGTGCTGTTTTTTATCGGATGGCAAGAGGGATCGATGAACGGGAAGTGGTCCCTTTTCGTGATCCTAAATCAATTGGAGTTGAGACAACATTCACTCATGATTCTGAAGATTTTTCTTATTTTTTACTCACTTTGGAAACTCTTTCTAAAGAACTTGAAGTGAGGATGTTGAAAAAAAATAAAAAAGGGAAAACTTTGACTCTAAAAGTGAAGTTCGAAGATTTTACTGTGAAACAAAAATCGATAACTTCCGATTCTGTTTTCTTCTTGGCAGACAACGTATTCCAACAATCCTCGAATTTGTTGGCAAATGTTTGGAAAGATAATTTTGACCCACCCAAAAAAATTCGACTTTTGGGATTATCTGTCACAAATTTTTATGAAAAAGAAATAAAGGGAGACCAACCCTCCTTATTCGGATAA
- a CDS encoding PP2C family protein-serine/threonine phosphatase — MNSKLAAKILVVDDNETNMEIITHILLGQGFEVAVAYDGEYALELAEVLEFDLILLDILLPGISGLEVAKRLLTMDRHKNTPILFLSALNETSDIVKGLETGAVDYITKPFQESEILARIRTHLKIKTLEKERIDLLYAIQKDLELAKANQEKLVTFQFPPSPLYEIYTSYKPMDLVGGDLITYDVLPSGDLDILFGDVTGHGIAAAMVSLMAIITFKTMNKSFLSPSECLYWIHNTLTPLISTHFISAIYIRYRAEENLLSFSMAGHHHMFLLRDHKIQKLGTKGFCLMMFPDQLNANNEDIILQKGDRLFLFSDGMFEVPNPKEEYLGDQKFSEIVENNIKLPSKEFLDTISEEVLRFSEGKVADDMTMLLLEVK; from the coding sequence GTGAATTCCAAATTAGCCGCAAAAATTTTAGTCGTTGATGATAATGAAACCAATATGGAAATCATCACTCATATTTTACTCGGCCAGGGATTTGAAGTAGCCGTTGCTTATGATGGAGAATATGCTTTAGAACTAGCTGAAGTTTTAGAATTTGATTTGATATTATTAGATATCCTTCTGCCAGGGATTAGTGGTCTCGAAGTTGCCAAACGTCTTTTAACAATGGATCGCCACAAAAATACGCCTATCCTATTTCTTTCAGCATTAAATGAAACAAGTGATATTGTCAAAGGATTAGAAACGGGGGCTGTTGATTATATTACAAAACCTTTCCAAGAATCTGAGATCTTAGCTAGAATCAGAACCCATCTAAAAATCAAAACATTAGAAAAAGAACGGATCGATTTACTATACGCCATCCAAAAAGATTTAGAATTAGCCAAAGCAAACCAAGAAAAATTAGTTACATTTCAATTCCCCCCTTCTCCCTTATATGAAATTTATACTTCATATAAACCAATGGATTTAGTGGGTGGCGACCTCATTACCTATGATGTTTTGCCTTCAGGGGATTTGGATATTTTATTCGGAGATGTCACTGGTCATGGAATTGCTGCTGCAATGGTATCACTCATGGCAATCATCACTTTTAAGACTATGAACAAATCATTTTTATCACCAAGCGAATGTTTGTATTGGATTCATAATACTCTCACTCCGCTCATCAGCACTCATTTCATTAGTGCTATTTATATCCGATACAGAGCTGAAGAAAATCTATTATCGTTTTCGATGGCGGGACACCACCACATGTTTTTGTTACGGGATCATAAAATCCAAAAATTAGGAACAAAAGGATTTTGTCTTATGATGTTCCCTGACCAATTAAATGCGAATAATGAAGACATCATCTTACAAAAGGGAGATCGGTTATTTTTGTTTTCAGATGGTATGTTTGAAGTTCCAAATCCCAAAGAAGAATATTTAGGTGACCAAAAATTTTCAGAAATTGTAGAAAATAATATCAAACTCCCTTCTAAAGAATTTTTAGATACTATATCCGAAGAAGTATTACGATTTTCGGAAGGGAAAGTTGCCGATGACATGACAATGTTATTATTAGAAGTAAAATGA